One part of the Gossypium raimondii isolate GPD5lz chromosome 1, ASM2569854v1, whole genome shotgun sequence genome encodes these proteins:
- the LOC105778441 gene encoding pectate lyase — translation MEVPKVRFALFFSFAALIPGLWANIAEFDDFWKQREEEAWNITLATYEPNPENVTNHFNYNVNKFLKETSANQTIDFEDGITNNTRRYLRGKHKKYTGPCMATNPIDRCWRCKKNWAKNRKRLAKCVLGFGHRTHGGSKGKYYVVTDNSDHDVLNPKPGTLRHAVIQKRPLWIIFARTMHIKLSQELIVQSHKTIDGRGADVHIAYGAGFTLQFVHNVIIHNIHIHRIVPSSGGLIRDSEDHFGYRTVGDGDGISIFGSSNIWLDHISMSECHDGLIDAIQGSTAITISNCHFTHHDAVMLLGASDSYSKDQFMQVTLAFNHFGKELLQRMPRCRWGFFHVVNNDYTHWKMYAIGGSMHPTIISQGNRFIAPHDPNAKEVTYRLYASESEWKNWIWRSEGDVLLYGAIFRTSGPPSPPHLKFNRKEMIKSKPGAYVRRLTRFAGTLNCKKRIKC, via the exons ATGGAGGTACCTAAGGTGAGGTTTGCTCTTTTCTTTTCGTTTGCCGCACTAATTCCAGGATTATGGGCAAATATTGCTGAATTTGATGACTTTTGGAAGCAACGTGAGGAAGAAGCATGGAATATTACCTTGGCAACTTATGAGCCAAACCCAGAAAACGTCACCAATCATTTCAACTATAACGTTAACAA GTTTCTTAAAGAAACTAGTGCCAACCAAACCATAGATTTTGAGGATGGTATTACTAACAACACGAGAAGATACTTGAGAGGAAAACACAAGAAGTACACTGGTCCGTGCATGGCGACCAATCCAATTGATAGGTGTTGGCGGTGTAAGAAGAATTGGGCCAAAAATCGTAAACGATTGGCAAAATGTGTGCTTGGTTTTGGCCATAGAACTCATGGTGGAAGTAAGGGGAAGTACTATGTGGTGACAGATAATTCTGATCATGATGTTCTAAACCCAAAACCAGGAACCTTACGTCACGCTGTGATCCAAAAAAGGCCATTGTGGATCATTTTTGCTCGTACCATGCACATCAAATTGTCACAAGAGCTAATTGTTCAAAGTCATAAGACAATTGATGGCCGTGGAGCAGATGTTCATATAGCATATGGAGCTGGATTTACACTTCAATTTGTGCACAATGTCATCATTCACAACATTCATATCCATCGCATTGTTCCAAGTTCCGGTGGCCTAATCAGGGACTCTGAAGATCACTTTGGTTATAGAACAGTAGGTGATGGAGATGGAATTTCCATATTTGGATCATCAAATATTTGGCTTGATCACATTTCTATGTCTGAGTGCCATGATGGGCTTATTGATGCAATCCAGGGTTCTACTGCCATCACCATCTCAAATTGCCATTTCACCCATCACGACGCT GTGATGTTGTTAGGAGCAAGTGATAGCTATTCTAAAGATCAATTCATGCAAGTCACACTAGCATTCAACCATTTTGGCAAGGAATTATTACAAAGAATGCCTAGATGTCGATGGGGTTTCTTTCATGTTGTTAACAATGACTACACACATTGGAAAATGTATGCTATTGGTGGTAGCATGCATCCCACCATTATCAGCCAAGGTAACAGGTTCATTGCTCCGCATGACCCCAATGCCAAAGAG GTAACTTATAGGCTCTATGCATCAGAGTCAGAATGGAAAAATTGGATATGGAGATCAGAAGGAGACGTACTCCTTTATGGAGCCATCTTTAGAACTTCTGGGCCACCCTCGCCACCCCATTTGAAATTCAACAGAAAGGAAATGATCAAATCCAAGCCTGGAGCATATGTCAGAAGACTCACTCGTTTCGCAGGGACtcttaattgtaaaaaaagaatcaaatgtTAG
- the LOC105778453 gene encoding probable LRR receptor-like serine/threonine-protein kinase At3g47570 translates to MLSLVVVILFLNFVCSFSMESPNITTDRLALLALKSHVTSDPKRFLATNWSTSTSVCNWIGITCGSKNLRVTGLNLTGMGLVGTIPSHLGNLSFLSRLNIMNNSFQGLLPNHLANLHRLKFINLGNNKFGGEIPSWFGSFTRLQNLYLFGNNFTGSIPSSLCHLPKLEFLNLGNNNLRGQIPVKIGNLSTLKTLHLGTNQLSGQIPGTIGDLLNLERLRFSENNLTGPVPSSIGNLTFLSYLDFSSNSLSGALPFQIGNLQNLEILSLGNNSFSGSIPPPIFNISTALMIWLGFNQLSGQLPSTAGLGLPKLEGLYLELNELSGPIPTFISNASNLIFLQLTNNSFSGTVPDTFGNLKYLQRLDLGHNNLSSKPSSPVLSFLSSLTSCKSLEVLIFDDNPLINGELPVSVGNLSASLTLFYASHCNIKGSIPCEIGNLSKLFWLGLDHNDFTGTIPATLGRLRELQDVDLGSNKLEGSIPSELCHLERLAYLTLTDNKLFGPIPECLGHMVSLRNLFLGSNSFTSIPSTLTRLDGILFLELSSNSLNGSLPTDIGNWKSVTNLNLSDNRFSGAIPSSIADLMHLTHLSLSGNMLQGSIPASFDELISLEYLDLSRNNLSGMIPKSLEKLQNLKSFNVSFNRLQGEIPSRGLFGNYSSQSFIGNEDLCGPSRLQVPPCKTDPSKSANLLKYILPVIGSVILVSVVVIILLRSRNTKTELPIQENLPPLPEWRRISYHDLAQATDGFSESNLLGVGSFGSVYKGTLSTGMTIAVKVFHVNQDRAFKSFDIECEVLRNIRHRNLVKIISSCSNVDFKALVLEFMPNGSLEKWLYSHNHFLNVLQRLNIVIDIALALEYLHHGHTLPVVHCDIKPNNILLDTDMIAHLGDFGIAKLLGEEDSTIQTKTLATIGYMSPEYGSEGIVSTKGDVYSFGILVMETFTRKKPTDDIFGEEMSLKRWVKESLPSPLVDVVDSELLNTREREGLAAKDCILSILQLALECLAEVAVERIDMEEVVARLKKIKTMYLRGTEQV, encoded by the exons ATGCTTTCTCTTGTAGTTGTGattttgtttctaaattttgtttgttctttttcCATGGAATCACCCAACATCACCACAGACCGGTTAGCTCTTCTTGCATTGAAATCTCATGTAACTTCTGATCCAAAACGTTTTTTAGCAACCAATTGGTCTACTAGCACATCTGTCTGCAATTGGATTGGCATCACTTGCGGATCCAAAAACCTTAGGGTCACAGGTTTGAATCTTACAGGCATGGGTCTGGTAGGCACCATACCATCACACTTGGGAAATCTATCCTTCCTCTCCAGACTCAACATTATGAACAATAGTTTTCAAGGCTTATTACCCAACCATTTGGCTAATTTGCATCGGTTGAAGTTCATAAACTTGGGTAACAACAAATTCGGCGGAGAAATCCCATCATGGTTCGGTTCCTTCACTCGACTTCAAAACTTGTATCTATTCGGAAACAACTTCACTGGTTCAATCCCATCATCTTTGTGCCATTTACCAAAGCTAGAGTTTTTGAATTTGGGAAACAACAATCTGCGAGGGCAGATTCCTGTCAAGATTGGAAACCTTTCCACCTTGAAGACTTTGCATTTGGGAACCAACCAGCTTTCAG gtCAAATCCCTGGAACAATTGGTGACCTTCTGAACTTAGAGAGGCTTCGCTTTTCAGAAAACAACTTAACAGGGCCTGTGCCTTCAAGCATTGGGAACTTGACATTTCTGAGTTACCTTGATTTTTCCTCTAATAGCTTGTCAG GTGCACTTCCATTTCAGATTGGAAACTTACAGAATCTTGAAATCTTATCCTTGGGAAATAATAGTTTCTCTGGTTCCATCCCTCCTCCAATCTTTAACATATCGACAGCATTGATGATTTGGCTTGGTTTCAATCAACTCTCAGGCCAGCTTCCATCAACAGCAGGCCTTGGACTTCCAAAACTAGAAGGGCTTTACCTTGAGCTAAATGAACTAAGTGGACCAATCCCAACCTTTATCTCCAACGCCTCtaatcttatttttcttcaactAACGAATAATTCTTTTTCTGGAACTGTTCCGGATACGTTTGGCAATCTAAAATATTTGCAACGGTTGGACTTAGGGCATAACAACTTAAGTAGCAAACCTTCTTCCCCTGTATTGAGCTTTCTCTCATCATTGACAAGCTGTAAAAGCTTGGAAGTTTTGATATTTGATGATAACCCTTTGATCAATGGTGAACTTCCAGTTTCTGTGGGGAATTTATCTGCTTCTCTAACTCTTTTCTATGCTTCTCATTGCAACATTAAGGGCAGCATCCCCTGCGAAATCGGAAACTTAAGCAAATTGTTCTGGTTAGGCCTTGACCACAATGACTTCACTGGAACAATACCTGCAACACTTGGAAGATTGAGAGAGTTGCAAGACGTTGATCTTGGGAGTAACAAGCTTGAAGGAAGCATTCCATCCGAGTTATGTCATCTTGAAAGGTTGGCTTACTTAACTCTCACTGACAACAAACTATTTGGACCAATACCAGAATGCTTAGGTCATATGGTTTCTCTGAGGAATCTTTTCTTAGGCTCCAATAGTTTTACCTCAATCCCATCAACCTTGACGAGACTCGACGGCATCTTGTTCCTAGAGTTATCTTCGAATTCACTGAATGGATCACTCCCAACTGATATCGGGAACTGGAAGTCTGTGACCAATTTGAATTTGTCAGATAATCGGTTCTCAGGTGCTATCCCAAGCAGCATTGCTGATCTCATGCATCTAACTCATCTCTCGTTATCTGGTAATATGTTGCAGGGTTCTATTCCTGCATCATTTGATGAGTTAATAAGTTTGGAATACTTGGATCTCTCTAGGAATAACCTTTCAGGAATGATCCCCAAGTCCTTAGAGAAACTCCAAAATCTCAAATCTTTCAATGTCTCTTTCAATAGACTACAAGGGGAAATTCCTAGCAGAGGATTATTTGGAAACTACTCGAGCCAATCATTTATAGGCAATGAAGACTTGTGCGGTCCATCTCGACTTCAAGTCCCACCTTGCAAAACTGATCCCTCCAAGAGTGccaatcttttaaaatatattctacCTGTAATTGGCTCGGTCATATTAGTATCGGTCGTGGTTATCATTCTTTTACGAAGTCGAAATACGAAAACTGAACTACCAATTCAAGAAAATTTGCCACCGTTACCTGAATGGAGAAGAATTTCTTACCATGACCTTGCTCAAGCTACTGATGGATTTTCTGAAAGCAATCTACTTGGGGTAGGGAGTTTCGGGTCAGTATACAAAGGAACTCTCTCAACTGGGATGACCATTGCAGTAAAAGTGTTCCACGTAAATCAAGATAGAGCCTTTAAAAGCTTTGATATTGAGTGTGAGGTACTACGCAACATTCGTCATCGGAATTTGGTTAAAATCATTAGCAGCTGCTCTAATGTTGACTTTAAAGCTTTGGTACTTGAGTTCATGCCTAATGGAAGCTTGGAGAAGTGGCTATATTCTCACAACCATTTTCTGAATGTTTTGCAAAGGTTAAATATAGTGATAGACATTGCATTGGCATTGGAATATCTCCACCATGGTCATACCCTACCAGTGGTTCATTGTGATATAAAGCCAAACAATATCCTGCTAGATACAGATATGATAGCGCATTTGGGTGATTTTGGCATTGCAAAACTCTTGGGCGAAGAAGATTCAACGATACAAACAAAGACACTAGCAACTATTGGATACATGTCACCAG AATATGGATCAGAAGGAATTGTTTCTACAAAAGGCGATGTGTATAGTTTCGGGATTCTTGTAATGGAAACTTTCACAAGAAAAAAGCCGACGGATGATATATTTGGAGAAGAAATGAGCTTGAAACGTTGGGTGAAAGAATCATTACCATCTCCCTTAGTTGATGTGGTAGACAGTGAGCTTCTAAATACAAGAGAGAGAGAAGGGTTAGCAGCAAAGGATTGTATATTATCCATTTTGCAATTAGCTCTGGAATGTTTAGCAGAGGTAGCAGTGGAAAGGATTGATATGGAAGAAGTTGTTGCAAGgttgaagaaaatcaaaaccatgTACTTGCGTGGAACTGagcaagtttaa
- the LOC105778465 gene encoding protein SEEDLING PLASTID DEVELOPMENT 1, whose product MFCYSPFHHSPPLITKWKPQLLFFKPNFKSQFSPLNFYPNQNFPHFFTKRISGYPIKSPAFSSSLEDEFDVELGRLLSLLPEEMRRRIREHEELRELIEVVMDIGRKPLARFPSGDFVLSDCPITVQDIEHATSQVGDFAIDNRAGISRTLHRISAIRNRKGTIIGLTCRVGRAISGSADLLRDLVQDGASLLLIGPPGVGKTTIIRDIARMLANDYKKRVMIVDTSNEIGGDGDIPHAGIGCARRMQVPDSDMQHKVLIEAVENHMPQVIVIDEIGTKLEAMAACTIAQRGIQLVATAHGVTIENLIMNPSLEILIGGIQSVTLGDEEANRRGVQKTVLERKGPSTFSCGVEIVSKTELRVHRCLEATVDAVLAGRFPRIEIRKMNSLGLEESSLTFTDISSDKEDLVVTGDLSETSDENSTGNHFPSDLSSKMADDSTEDRDLLHMYVYGIQEASVIQGLKKLKMDAAVQLTDNISEAGVLFAVLSKLRKNSGIQAAAKSHKIPVYVAKTSSSMQITKALEALKDDYPYGLKNPGSENDMNILEKVDALEEARIAIEQVVIPKEEPAELLPRPTQIISLQTELIEKYQLQSEKIGKGSDVRLRILPFKLVKDEDKSSGEDANANDFENFEPYGANGSPHGVDRLPLLPD is encoded by the exons ATGTTTTGTTATTCTCCGTTTCACCATTCACCTCCTTTAATCACCAAATGGAAACCACAGCTTTTGTTCTTTAAACCCAACTTCAAATCCCAGTTTTCCCCTCTTAATTTCTACCCAAACCAAAACTTTCCTCACTTTTTCACCAAAAGAATTTCTGGGTATCCAATAAAATCCCctgctttttcttcttctttggagGATGAGTTCGACGTGGAATTAGGCCGTCTTTTGTCTTTGTTGCCAGAGGAGATGAGAAGGAGAATCAGGGAACATGAAGAGTTAAGAGAGTTGATTGAAGTGGTTATGGATATAGGGAGGAAACCTTTGGCTAGGTTCCCTTCAGGGGATTTTGTATTATCTGATTGTCCAATCACGGTTCAAGATATCGAGCATGCTACTTCTCAG GTTGGGGACTTTGCCATTGATAATCGAGCAGGCATCAGCCGAACATTACATCGCATTAGTGCAATCAGGAATCGAAAAGGCACAATTATTGGTTTAACTTGTCGTGTTGGTCGGGCAATATCAGGCAGTGCTGATTTATTGAGAGATTTAGTTCAAGATGGGGCTTCTTTACTGCTCATTGGTCCTCCGGGGGTGGGAAAAACAACAATCATTAG GGATATAGCGAGGATGCTTGCAAATGATTACAAGAAACGTGTGATGATTGTTGACACCTCCAATGAGATAGGTGGCGATGGTGATATACCGCATGCTGGAATTGGTTGTGCACGGAGAATGCAAGTCCCTGACTCTGATATGCAACATAAG GTATTGATAGAAGCAGTTGAAAATCATATGCCACAAGTTATCGTGATTGATGAAATTGGGACAAAACTGGAGGCAATGGCCGCATGCACAATTGCACAACGTGGAATTCAGCTAGTTGCCACTGCTCATGGAGTAaccattgagaatttgattatGAATCCTTCTTTGGAGATCCTTATTGGTGGAATACAG AGTGTGACTCTAGGGGATGAAGAAGCGAACCGTAGGGGTGTCCAGAAGACTGTGCTGGAGAGGAAAGGACCATCGACATTTAGTTGTGGTGTAGAGATTGTTTCTAAGACTGAGTTACGTGTTCACCGTTGCCTTGAAGCAACAGTTGATGCTGTTCTTGCAG GTCGTTTTCCACGCATTGAAATCCGCAAGATGAACTCTCTGGGGCTGGAAGAGAGCTCACTGACTTTTACTGATATCAGCTCTGACAAAGAGGATTTAGTAGTCACTGGAGATCTTTCAGAGACTAGTGACGAGAATAGTACCGGTAACCATTTCCCTTCTGATCTTTCTTCAAAAATGGCTGACGATTCAACGGAAGACAGGGATTTACTTCATATGTATGTCTATGGG ATCCAGGAGGCAAGCGTGATACAAGGACTTAAGAAGTTAAAGATGGATGCTGCAGTTCAATTAACTGATAATATAAGTGAGGCAGGTGTGCTGTTTGCTGTGCTTTCGAAGCTCCGAAAGAACTCTGGGATTCAGGCTGCAGCTAAATCTCATAAGATACCTGTCTATGTGGCGAAG ACAAGCTCATCAATGCAgatcacaaaggccttagaggCATTAAAAGATGATTATCCCTACGGATTGAAGAACCCTGGATCAGAAAATGATATGAATATTTTGGAGAAGGTTGATGCCTTAGAG GAGGCAAGAATAGCCATCGAACAGGTAGTAATCCCAAAAGAGGAACCTGCGGAACTACTTCCAAGGCCAACCCAGATTATATCTCTACAAACAGAGCTCATTGAGAAATACCAACTACAATCAGAGAAAATCGGCAAAGGTTCAGATGTACGCTTACGGATCCTCCCATTTAAACTGGTAAAAGATGAGGACAAAAGCTCCGGTGAAGATGCCAATGcgaatgattttgaaaatttcgagcCCTACGGTGCAAATGGTTCTCCTCACGGTGTGGACAGGTTACCTCTTCTGCCTGATTAG
- the LOC105786708 gene encoding receptor kinase-like protein Xa21: MTIAVKVLHVNQARASKSFDIECEVLRNIRHRNLVKIINSCSNVEFKALVLEFMPNGSLEKWLYSQNHFLNVLQRLNIVIDIALAVEYLHHGHSLSVVHCDIKPNNILLDTDMVVHLGDFGIAKLLGEEDSMIQTKTLATIGYIIWIRRDCFYKSDVYSFGILVMETFTRKKQTDDMFGEEMSLKRWVKESLPSSLVDVVDSKLLNTGEREGLAAKDCKLFILQLALECSAEVAEERIDMEEVVARLKKIKTKYLHGTEQAEQVQVDGGDVTVAVAGG; this comes from the exons ATGACCATTGCAGTAAAAGTGTTGCATGTAAATCAAGCTAGAGCTTCTAAAAGCTTTGATATCGAGTGTGAGGTACTACGCAACATTCGTCATCGGAATttggttaaaatcattaatagtTGCTCTAATGTTGAATTTAAAGCTTTGGTACTTGAGTTCATGCCTAATGGAAGCTTGGAGAAGTGGCTATATTCTCAAAACCATTTTCTGAATGTTTTGCAAAGGTTGAATATAGTGATAGACATTGCATTGGCAGTGGAATATCTCCACCATGGTCATTCCCTTTCCGTGGTTCATTGCGATATAAAGCCAAACAATATCCTGCTAGATACAGATATGGTAGTGCATTTGGGTGATTTTGGCATTGCAAAACTCTTAGGCGAAGAAGATTCAATGATACAAACAAAGACACTAGCAACTATTGGATACAT AATATGGATCAGAAGGGATTGTTTCTACAAAAGTGATGTGTATAGTTTCGGGATTCTTGTCATGGAAACTTTCACAAGAAAGAAGCAGACGGATGATATGTTTGGGGAAGAAATGAGCTTGAAACGTTGGGTGAAAGAATCATTACCATCTTCCTTAGTTGATGTGGTAGACAGTAAGCTTCTAAATACAGGAGAAAGAGAAGGGTTAGCAGCAAAGGAttgtaaattattcattttGCAATTAGCTCTGGAATGTTCAGCAGAGGTAGCAGAGGAAAGGATTGATATGGAAGAAGTTGTTGCAAGgttgaagaaaatcaaaaccaagtACTTGCATGGAACTGaacaa GCGGAGCAGGTGCAAGTAGATGGCGGCGATGTGACCGTGGCGGTGGCAGGTGGTTAG